Proteins from a genomic interval of Chanos chanos chromosome 3, fChaCha1.1, whole genome shotgun sequence:
- the macir gene encoding macrophage immunometabolism regulator — protein sequence MSVKMEMDVSGVSRTPISVLPAAEVKATLKPEEEKPRCSSTPCSPIKSTVSGYQILHMNSNYLVGFTTGEELLKLAHKWSSPEKPTTTEALPNPVRKPVDLGLHRASRIYKAKSRYYQPYDIPAVNGRRRRRMPSSGDSCFKSVTAAGEPSRVLHGPLPLCLLKGKRAHSKSLDYLNLDKMSLKEPVDTEVLQYQLQHLTLRGERMFTRNKT from the coding sequence ATGTCTGTAAAAATGGAGATGGATGTTAGTGGTGTGTCCAGGACACCCATATCTGTTTTACCTGCTGCTGAAGTCAAAGCCACACTGAAGCCTGAGGAGGAAAAACCACGCTGTTCCAGCACCCCATGCTCCCCAATCAAAAGTACTGTCTCAGGATACCAGATTCTCCACATGAACTCCAACTACTTGGTGGGCTTTACCACTGGTGAGGAGCTTCTCAAACTGGCTCACAAGTGGTCGAGCCCAGAGAAGCCCACCACCACAGAGGCCTTGCCCAACCCTGTCAGAAAGCCTGTGGATTTGGGCTTGCACAGAGCCTCCCGGATCTACAAAGCCAAGAGCCGCTACTACCAGCCCTATGACATCCCTGCTGTCAACGGGCGCCGTCGGAGGCGCATGCCCAGTTCAGGTGACAGCTGCTTCAAATCAGTGACGGCGGCAGGAGAACCCAGTAGGGTCTTGCATGGGCCCCTGCCTCTTTGCCTTCTCAAAGGCAAACGGGCGCACTCGAAATCTCTGGACTACCTCAACCTAGACAAGATGAGCCTCAAAGAACCAGTAGACACGGAGGTGTTACAGTATCAGCTCCAGCACCTGACCCTGCGAGGAGAGCGTATGTTCACCCGAAATAAGACATGA